One window of the Micropterus dolomieu isolate WLL.071019.BEF.003 ecotype Adirondacks linkage group LG08, ASM2129224v1, whole genome shotgun sequence genome contains the following:
- the ddx20 gene encoding probable ATP-dependent RNA helicase DDX20, whose amino-acid sequence MATSVRKAAHDVETRKRTDDVLLSEGIDFSSLLLSPAVLDGLSAAGFQKPSPIQLKAIPLGRCGLDLIVQAKSGTGKTCVFCTIALDSLLLENPATQVLVLAPTREIAVQIHSVVMAIGCAMEGLECHVFIGGRPVSQDKLHLKKCHIAVGSPGRIKQLIELGMLSTASIRLFVLDEADKLLEEGSFQEQINWIFASLPVNKQMLALSATYPESLAQHLTRYMREPTFVRLNPSDMGLKGLKQYYKLVQSHPLPHKVYEEKVQHLLELFSKIPFNQALVFSNLHTRAQHLADILSSKGLPAVCISGGLSQDQRLEAMSKLKQYQCRVLISTDLTSRGIDADKVNLVINLDMPQDWETYMHRIGRAGRFGTQGLAVTYCCHGEEENKMMAIAQKCSLSLSALPSTIEPGLMDEPCDWEICTEASTPGPLYLLSSRTEKKRRAKSVTDQALEQSSHRKPEKLQPEKTHPAPRMKEHNEGNPRKVSPAKETLPVLLCPPVAEPTRKELQDALPKISPLSSFKSCGSRFMTFEEAERDFKSFITTGLGRSVEIIREFRGREDGDPDDQTVRRESITLYGDGAQSSKQNVKRWKSKFSHPRSFSGSSSSDKDDCEYRATTKPQTEARQIPTVSKPKAETTGSQACTSSAPHIYPQTTCVSNRRALSQPENNDSVPAVKSSRRPCQTAPAQCGRNDSRDFKEEIGKPSKEITEAMNGDQKRERDEREQDDDYYDDDEEEGSAETYWRASYRAWSDYYASMPPFQEQGYQSYYSVAHNWMAAYRMNAVYMEELLKY is encoded by the exons ATGGCTACCTCCGTGAGGAAAGCAGCCCACGACGTAGAGACGCGAAAGCGGACCGATGATGTGCTTCTGTCGGAGGGAATCGACTTCAGCTCCCTGCTGCTGTCTCCGGCCGTGCTGGACGGACTGTCAGCCGCAGGCTTTCAGAAACCTTCCCCCATCCAGCTCAAGGCGATCCCGCTGGGCCGCTGCGGACTTG ATTTGATTGTGCAGGCCAAATCTGGCACGGGGAAGACGTGCGTGTTCTGCACCATCGCCCTGGACTCCCTGCTCCTGGAGAATCCTGCAACTCAG GTTCTTGTCCTGGCTCCTACACGTGAGATAGCGGTCCAGATCCACTCAGTAGTGATGGCCATAGGCTGTGCCATGGAGGGCCTCGAGTGCCATGTCTTCATCGGGGGCAGGCCTGTGAGTCAGGACAAACTCCATCTGAAGAAGTGCCATATAGCTGTGGGCTCACCTG GTCGTATCAAGCAGCTTATCGAGCTTGGGATGTTGTCCACCGCCAGCATCAGACTGTTTGTACTGGATGAGGCAGACAAGCTGCTGGAGGAGGGCAGCTTCCAGGAACAGATAAA CTGGATCTTTGCCTCTTTGCCTGTGAACAAACAGATGCTCGCACTCTCTGCCACCTACCCAGAATCCCTTGCTCAGCACCTTACCCGCTACATGAGAGAGCCCACTTTTGTCAGACTCAATCCTAGTGACATGGGCCTTAAAG GTCTGAAGCAGTATTACAAGCTGGTGCAGTCCCACCCTTTACCTCACAAGGTTTATGAGGAGAAGGTGCAGCACTTGCTGGAGCTTTTCAGTAAAATCCCATTCAACCAGGCCCTGGTGTTCTCCAACCTACACACAAG GGCTCAGCACCTGGCAGACATCCTGTCCTCCAAAGGCTTGCCTGCAGTTTGTATCTCAG GTGGTCTGAGTCAGGACCAGAGACTGGAGGCGATGTCAAAATTAAAGCAGTACCAATGCAGGGTGCTCATCTCCACTGACCTG ACTTCCAGAGGTATAGATGCAGACAAAGTAAACTTGGTGATAAACCTGGACATGCCACAGGACTGGGAGACATACATGCACCGAATCGGACGGGCCGGCCGCTTCG GCACTCAGGGATTGGCTGTGACCTACTGTTGCCATGGCGAGGAGGAGAACAAGATGATGGCCATCGCTCAAAAGTGCAGCCTGAGTTTGTCTGCGTTGCCAT CCACCATCGAGCCGGGGTTGATGGACGAGCCGTGTGACTGGGAGATCTGCACCGAGGCTTCCACTCCAGGCCCTTTATACCTTCTCTCCTCTAGGACGGAGAAGAAGAGGCGTGCCAAGTCAGTCACGGATCAAGCTCTAGAGCAAAGCAGCCATAGAAAGCCAGAGAAGCTGCAGCCAGAGAAGACGCATCCAGCACCCAGAATGAAAGAGCACAATGAGGGGAATCCCAGAAAAGTGTCTCCTGCAAAGGAAACTCTTCCAGTCCTCCTGTGTCCTCCTGTGGCGGAGCCGACCCGAAAAGAGCTGCAAGACGCTCTGCCAAAGATCTCTCCTCTCAGCTCGTTCAAAAGTTGTGGGTCAAGGTTCATGACCTTTGAGGAGGCTGAGCGGGACTTTAAGAGTTTCATTACTACAGGGTTGGGGAGATCAGTGGAGATCATCAGGGAGTTCAGAGGCCGAGAGGACGGCGACCCCGATGATCAGACTGTACGTAGAGAGTCCATCACACTTTATGGTGACGGAGCTCAaagttcaaaacaaaatgtaaaacgcTGGAAGTCTAAATTTTCACATCCAAGGTCATTTTCTGGTTCTTCAAGCTCTGACAAGGATGATTGTGAATACCGAGCAACCACTAAGCCTCAGACTGAAGCTAGACAAATACCCACTGTGTCCAAACCAAAGGCAGAGACCACCGGGTCCCAAGCTTGCACTTCCTCTGCACCTCACATATATCCCCAGACAACCTGTGTGTCAAACAGGAGAGCTTTGTCTCAGCCCGAGAACAACGACTCGGTACCCGCCGTTAAATCAAGCAGGCGACCCTGTCAGACAGCTCCAGCACAGTGTGGCAGAAATGACTCGAGAGACTTTAAAGAAGAGATTGGGAAACCGAGCAAAGAGATTACAGAGGCGATGAACGGAGATCAAAAGCGGgagagggatgaaagggaaCAAGACGATGACTATTATGATGACGATGAAGAGGAGGGGAGTGCGGAAACTTACTGGAGAGCCAGCTACAGAGCCTGGAGTGATTACTACGCCTCCATGCCTCCTTTTCAAGAGCAAGGTTACCAAAGTTACTACAGCGTAGCCCACAACTGGATGGCAGCGTATCGCATGAATGCGGTCTACATGGAAGAACTGCTGAAATACTGA